Proteins co-encoded in one Cytobacillus sp. NJ13 genomic window:
- a CDS encoding LysM peptidoglycan-binding domain-containing protein, with translation MKDYIRRFFIAGIMALCVSLLFLGGKHSKAAEPKISELTEHWVWPADGVITDTFGTREGHHKGIDIAGDSGSPVYSVDAGIVSRSYYSQTYGNVIFIKHNNQTETVYAHLDKRFSAEGENVVQGQKIGLMGSTGDSSGVHLHFEIHTQAWTADKINAVDPSVAFGIGEVGQAVNTVIKDENAREVSAQPSNFESRKIKNDSEETYHIVKTGETLWSIAAHYNLQAGDIADLNNINPHNIFSGQKLLIKPEKYREYTVKQGDTLSSIAKLHDTTAEAIKDLNNADSDIIKIGQILIIRKK, from the coding sequence ATGAAGGATTACATAAGGCGTTTCTTTATCGCAGGAATAATGGCTCTTTGTGTGAGTCTGTTATTTCTGGGAGGGAAGCATTCTAAAGCTGCCGAGCCAAAAATTTCGGAACTGACAGAGCATTGGGTATGGCCTGCAGATGGTGTCATTACAGATACGTTTGGGACAAGGGAAGGGCATCATAAAGGCATCGATATAGCTGGAGATTCCGGGTCTCCTGTTTATTCTGTTGACGCAGGAATTGTGTCGAGGTCTTATTATTCCCAAACATACGGGAACGTGATATTCATTAAACATAACAACCAAACTGAAACAGTATACGCCCATCTGGATAAACGCTTTTCTGCTGAAGGCGAAAATGTTGTGCAGGGACAGAAAATCGGACTGATGGGAAGCACGGGTGACTCCTCAGGGGTGCATCTCCATTTTGAAATACATACGCAGGCATGGACAGCTGATAAAATAAATGCAGTTGATCCCTCTGTTGCATTTGGGATAGGAGAAGTTGGACAAGCTGTAAATACAGTGATTAAAGATGAAAATGCGCGTGAAGTTTCTGCACAGCCGTCTAATTTTGAGTCAAGGAAAATAAAAAATGATTCCGAGGAAACATACCATATAGTTAAAACAGGGGAAACATTATGGTCTATTGCTGCACACTATAATTTGCAGGCCGGGGATATTGCGGATTTAAATAATATTAATCCTCATAACATTTTTTCAGGTCAAAAGCTATTGATAAAACCCGAGAAATATAGAGAATACACTGTTAAACAGGGAGATACTCTATCTTCTATAGCGAAATTGCATGATACAACTGCAGAAGCAATCAAAGACTTAAATAATGCTGATTCAGATATTATAAAAATTGGACAAATTCTAATCATTCGCAAAAAATAG
- a CDS encoding histidinol-phosphatase translates to MLTDYHNHLENGTLSLDYLKKFTDAAAQKGIESFGISEHAYHFYQTADILQNPWVNERRFYDMKDYVNVFHEAWSNDIDVKMSIEMDYTPGKHGEMAKFINSYSFDYVIGSIHWVGDFGIDLAEFRKEWDKRDLYDVYRKYFDQVVTLAQSNLFDIVGHLDLVKIFKYVPQDEEFLLEQYERAASALAESKTCVEISTAGLRKPVGELYPDRRLLQKCHEKNIPIVLSSDAHFPEHVGADFEKAIDLAREVGYQSIMTFSKGERKEFPLG, encoded by the coding sequence ATGCTTACAGACTATCATAATCATCTCGAAAATGGGACGTTGAGCCTGGATTATTTAAAGAAATTCACAGATGCTGCAGCCCAGAAAGGGATTGAGTCTTTTGGAATTTCAGAGCACGCATATCATTTCTATCAGACAGCAGACATCCTGCAGAATCCATGGGTAAACGAAAGGCGCTTTTATGATATGAAAGACTATGTGAATGTTTTTCATGAAGCGTGGAGCAATGACATAGATGTAAAGATGTCGATTGAAATGGACTACACGCCCGGCAAGCACGGTGAAATGGCGAAGTTTATTAATAGTTACTCATTTGACTATGTTATCGGATCCATTCATTGGGTTGGAGATTTTGGCATAGACCTGGCTGAATTTAGAAAAGAATGGGATAAACGGGATCTATATGATGTATATCGAAAGTATTTTGATCAGGTGGTCACTCTTGCTCAGTCAAATTTATTCGATATTGTTGGCCATTTAGACCTCGTGAAAATTTTTAAATATGTGCCCCAGGACGAAGAATTTTTGCTGGAGCAATATGAACGTGCAGCCAGTGCGCTGGCAGAATCCAAGACATGTGTTGAAATCAGCACGGCTGGTCTGCGAAAACCAGTGGGGGAACTTTACCCGGACAGACGGCTTCTTCAGAAATGCCATGAAAAAAATATCCCAATTGTTCTTTCGTCTGATGCGCACTTTCCTGAACATGTAGGTGCAGATTTTGAAAAAGCAATTGATTTAGCAAGAGAAGTGGGGTATCAGTCCATCATGACCTTCTCAAAGGGAGAAAGAAAGGAATTTCCGCTTGGATAA
- a CDS encoding ECF transporter S component has translation MKKLNIKTMVAIGMLSSISYVLMLLNFPIPPFPQFLMIDFSDIPALIAALIFGPAAGILVELIKNILDYFMTGSATGVPVGHIANFAAGILFVLPTYYVYSKLKTKKGMTFGLVIGTMVMAVIMSVLNYLVILPAYTFFLNFPAMSAPEMRTMIVTGILPFNMLKGLIISIVFMLIFTRMRTWVEKQAVIKSAA, from the coding sequence TTGAAAAAACTTAATATCAAAACAATGGTTGCCATCGGAATGCTAAGCAGCATCTCTTACGTATTAATGCTGCTCAATTTCCCAATCCCGCCGTTTCCGCAATTTCTAATGATTGACTTCAGCGATATTCCTGCATTAATCGCAGCGTTAATCTTTGGTCCAGCAGCAGGGATTTTAGTGGAGCTTATAAAGAATATTCTTGATTACTTCATGACAGGGAGTGCAACAGGAGTACCTGTTGGGCATATTGCAAACTTTGCTGCAGGCATTTTGTTTGTCCTGCCGACTTATTATGTGTACAGCAAGCTGAAAACAAAAAAGGGCATGACGTTTGGGCTTGTAATCGGCACCATGGTTATGGCTGTCATAATGAGTGTGCTCAATTACCTTGTAATTCTGCCGGCATATACATTCTTCCTTAACTTCCCTGCAATGTCAGCACCTGAAATGAGAACAATGATTGTGACTGGGATATTGCCATTCAATATGTTAAAAGGTTTAATCATTTCAATTGTTTTCATGCTTATTTTTACACGCATGAGAACTTGGGTGGAAAAGCAGGCTGTTATTAAAAGTGCAGCATAA
- a CDS encoding ferredoxin codes for MAKYTIVDKETCIACGACGAAAPDIYDYDDEGIAFVTLDDNQGIVEIPDVLVDDMMDAFEGCPTDSIKVADDAFDGDPLKYE; via the coding sequence ATGGCAAAGTATACAATTGTTGACAAAGAAACATGTATTGCATGTGGAGCTTGCGGTGCAGCTGCACCGGACATTTATGATTATGATGATGAAGGCATCGCATTCGTTACCCTTGATGATAACCAGGGTATCGTTGAGATTCCAGATGTATTAGTTGATGATATGATGGATGCATTCGAGGGCTGCCCAACCGATTCAATCAAAGTAGCTGATGATGCTTTTGATGGCGATCCGCTGAAATACGAATAA
- a CDS encoding helix-turn-helix domain-containing protein, translated as MERSYLKTVIMYCVKELQGQRTIYSILHLLNGKKSSQTIQDAHLFQLTPLFRTFGSLSRDVLDHLAQEIVSSSWMTATDEKHYILTAEGKEKLEGSLLECPIPSSLNGWLYHSAGDLFWERITLLIQVISHLNNNNVKYLPIQRKKDVHDWLKNFLRTSGFAREEVGGVLNRELCQCLERLSDINPAVLTLRLTGYNRIGLTAVQASEQLGIRQDYYHHQFLGAIHHILASVRENAAEYPLIDKLVSGAGNEVQLTLSAQRTYTLLKQGLDLDVIAKARNLKKSTIEDHVVEVALNDSGFNITRYVSEKKQKLILQAANSADSLQLKQIRQIVPESDYFEIRLVMAKLGEGQ; from the coding sequence ATGGAAAGATCTTATTTGAAAACTGTAATAATGTACTGTGTTAAAGAGTTACAGGGACAAAGAACTATATATTCCATTTTGCATTTGCTGAATGGAAAAAAGTCTTCCCAAACCATCCAAGATGCTCATTTATTTCAACTAACCCCGCTTTTTCGGACATTTGGAAGTTTAAGCAGAGATGTTCTGGATCATCTTGCACAAGAAATTGTAAGCAGCAGCTGGATGACTGCTACTGATGAAAAGCATTACATTTTGACTGCAGAGGGTAAGGAAAAGCTGGAAGGGTCTCTTTTAGAATGTCCAATACCGTCTTCATTAAACGGATGGCTGTATCATAGTGCAGGTGACTTGTTTTGGGAGAGGATTACTCTTTTAATTCAGGTTATATCACATTTAAATAATAACAATGTAAAATACCTCCCTATTCAAAGAAAAAAAGATGTTCATGACTGGCTGAAAAATTTTTTGAGAACATCTGGATTTGCCCGCGAGGAAGTAGGGGGTGTGCTGAACAGGGAACTTTGCCAGTGCCTCGAAAGACTAAGTGATATTAATCCTGCTGTGCTGACATTGAGGCTGACGGGCTATAACCGTATTGGCCTCACTGCTGTTCAGGCTTCAGAACAGCTGGGAATCAGGCAGGATTATTACCACCATCAGTTCCTTGGAGCCATTCATCATATTCTTGCAAGCGTAAGAGAAAATGCTGCCGAATATCCGCTTATCGATAAATTAGTGAGCGGGGCAGGAAATGAAGTTCAGCTAACGTTGTCGGCCCAAAGAACTTACACACTGCTAAAACAGGGACTGGATTTGGATGTTATAGCGAAAGCGAGAAACTTGAAAAAAAGCACAATTGAGGATCATGTGGTGGAGGTAGCGTTAAATGACAGCGGCTTTAATATCACACGTTATGTATCGGAGAAGAAACAGAAATTGATTCTTCAAGCAGCGAACAGTGCTGATTCATTGCAATTAAAGCAAATACGTCAAATCGTGCCGGAATCCGATTATTTTGAAATCAGATTAGTCATGGCAAAGCTTGGAGAGGGACAATGA
- a CDS encoding ATP-dependent DNA helicase RecQ — protein MRLEAVLQSKFGYPSFRPGQKEIIESVLSGRNTVAMLPTGTGKSLCYQLPGYMIEGQVIIISPLLSLMQDQAEQLMMNGEKKVIAFNSFLTRAEKKQALIHLNQYKFIFISPEMLYYESVLSQLKKLRIALFVVDEAHCISQWGYDFRPDYLKLGEVRKMIGNPVTLALTATATPDVKADIKKSLGILDCSEFIYSVDRPNIALSVEKLENFREKTDRLVELAEILQGPGIIYFSSKKMAEQTAELLRDKGAKRVMAYHGGMDQESRILVQQQFIHGQLDLICATSAFGMGINKDNIRFVIHFHMPLQIESYLQEIGRAGRDGNQSIAIMLYAPGDEQLPIQLAESELPDKAQIDWIREWVEENPNAILNIGPFEEQIKQRSGLTDVQWRIFNDFFERKSKSGLDYRRILQEMKGYYEGRIKLKRVSIEEVYKWIHKKTCRRENILSYFDEEKNASVQSCCDICGLQFENFTRNTNSDNQESPLYDWKNHLEYLLIPSE, from the coding sequence ATGAGATTAGAAGCGGTATTGCAGAGCAAATTTGGCTATCCTTCCTTCAGACCAGGACAAAAGGAGATCATTGAATCTGTGCTTTCAGGGAGAAATACTGTTGCCATGCTGCCTACAGGTACAGGGAAATCCCTCTGTTATCAGCTGCCGGGATATATGATTGAAGGCCAGGTGATTATTATATCTCCTTTGCTGTCCCTGATGCAGGATCAGGCTGAACAGCTTATGATGAATGGGGAAAAAAAAGTAATTGCATTCAATTCTTTTTTAACACGTGCAGAGAAAAAACAGGCATTGATTCATCTAAATCAATATAAGTTTATCTTTATTTCACCTGAAATGCTTTATTATGAATCAGTACTATCTCAGCTGAAGAAATTGCGCATTGCTTTATTTGTTGTGGATGAAGCTCATTGTATCTCCCAATGGGGATATGATTTCAGGCCCGATTATTTAAAGCTTGGCGAAGTCAGAAAAATGATTGGGAACCCGGTTACACTGGCTTTAACTGCTACAGCTACCCCTGACGTTAAAGCAGATATAAAAAAGTCACTTGGCATACTGGACTGCAGCGAATTTATTTACTCCGTTGACCGGCCTAATATTGCATTATCTGTAGAAAAGTTAGAGAATTTCCGTGAAAAAACAGATAGACTTGTGGAGCTTGCTGAAATCCTTCAGGGTCCTGGAATTATTTATTTTTCCAGCAAAAAAATGGCGGAACAGACAGCTGAGCTGCTTAGGGACAAAGGAGCCAAAAGAGTGATGGCTTACCATGGGGGAATGGACCAGGAAAGCCGCATCCTTGTGCAGCAGCAATTTATTCATGGGCAGCTCGATCTTATTTGTGCTACAAGCGCCTTTGGCATGGGGATTAATAAAGATAATATCAGGTTTGTAATACACTTTCATATGCCTCTTCAGATTGAATCCTATCTGCAGGAAATTGGGAGAGCAGGGAGAGATGGAAATCAAAGTATAGCCATCATGCTCTATGCACCGGGTGATGAGCAGCTTCCCATACAGCTTGCAGAAAGTGAATTGCCTGACAAAGCACAAATTGATTGGATTAGGGAATGGGTAGAAGAAAACCCAAATGCGATCCTGAATATTGGTCCATTTGAAGAGCAAATTAAGCAGCGTTCCGGTTTAACCGATGTTCAGTGGAGAATATTTAATGACTTTTTTGAGCGGAAAAGCAAATCTGGACTCGATTACAGAAGGATTCTGCAGGAGATGAAAGGGTATTACGAAGGCAGAATCAAATTGAAAAGGGTTAGCATTGAGGAAGTATATAAGTGGATACACAAGAAGACATGCCGAAGAGAGAATATACTTTCCTATTTTGATGAGGAAAAAAATGCCTCCGTCCAATCCTGCTGTGATATTTGCGGTTTGCAATTTGAAAATTTCACAAGAAATACAAATTCAGATAATCAGGAAAGCCCGCTGTATGATTGGAAAAATCATCTTGAATACCTCCTGATTCCAAGTGAGTGA
- a CDS encoding CPBP family intramembrane metalloprotease: protein MRKRYADIIKELTDKELLFHLYLTQVLILSISLILSIILFNSFEEFQALFVFDDINILVIGAAAGAAVVLIDIVLMKVLPEKLYDDGGLNEKIFQNRNFLHIAFIAAVVAFSEELLFRGVIQTHFGLAISSLIFALVHYRYLFNWFLFVNIITLSFLIGYIYHITNNLLVTIVMHFLIDFLLGILIRKRYLVKSKRKAEEENVINDH, encoded by the coding sequence ATGAGAAAAAGATACGCGGATATCATTAAGGAATTGACAGACAAGGAACTATTATTTCATCTTTATCTTACTCAGGTGCTTATTTTATCCATTTCTTTGATTCTAAGTATAATATTGTTTAATAGTTTTGAGGAATTCCAAGCTCTTTTTGTATTCGATGATATAAATATTCTGGTAATTGGAGCGGCGGCAGGAGCGGCAGTTGTCCTGATTGATATCGTCTTGATGAAGGTTCTTCCAGAAAAATTGTATGATGATGGAGGATTAAATGAGAAAATCTTTCAGAATCGCAATTTTCTCCATATTGCTTTTATAGCTGCAGTGGTGGCTTTTAGTGAAGAACTTCTTTTCAGGGGAGTTATTCAGACCCATTTCGGCCTTGCTATCTCAAGTCTTATTTTTGCGCTTGTTCATTATCGGTATCTTTTTAATTGGTTTTTGTTTGTAAATATTATTACATTAAGCTTTTTAATAGGTTATATTTATCATATAACTAATAATTTGCTTGTTACGATTGTTATGCATTTTCTGATTGACTTTCTTCTTGGTATTCTTATTCGAAAACGTTACCTGGTAAAATCTAAAAGGAAAGCGGAAGAGGAGAATGTAATTAACGATCATTAA
- a CDS encoding LysM peptidoglycan-binding domain-containing protein, which produces MNKEDPYRDQAERLRKKIDRKQETENSGQKSALPPRSRVHHEKRKKSKWKIKYPVIRLLALFFILLPITIFSIYQYVSSDKSINAGLNAEIEETGSETVVFATNDKDKETTIEVREEPESQEPEKPEKAEDAQETEDAKVQQEKQVPQNTDVEDKGSEPKKQAQQTAPETTDSSKTAGTKELEEIKKEGKVVYHTVKPKETIFRIAMTYYKSQSGIEKIKQANNLPSNEIQTGQVLKIPLEQ; this is translated from the coding sequence ATGAATAAAGAAGACCCTTATAGAGATCAAGCCGAAAGACTCCGTAAGAAGATTGACCGAAAACAGGAAACGGAAAATAGCGGGCAAAAATCAGCCTTGCCGCCACGGAGCCGTGTTCATCATGAAAAAAGAAAAAAGAGTAAGTGGAAGATTAAATACCCTGTTATTCGCCTGCTTGCTTTATTCTTTATCCTTTTGCCTATCACCATTTTCAGTATTTATCAATATGTAAGTAGTGATAAAAGCATCAATGCCGGGTTAAATGCAGAAATTGAGGAAACCGGTTCTGAAACGGTCGTTTTTGCCACAAATGATAAAGATAAAGAGACAACTATAGAAGTAAGAGAAGAGCCGGAATCCCAGGAACCTGAGAAACCTGAAAAAGCTGAGGATGCTCAAGAAACAGAAGATGCCAAAGTCCAGCAGGAAAAACAGGTCCCTCAAAATACCGATGTAGAAGATAAAGGATCTGAACCCAAAAAGCAAGCCCAGCAAACAGCTCCTGAAACTACAGACTCTTCTAAAACAGCCGGGACAAAGGAACTGGAAGAAATAAAAAAGGAAGGCAAAGTTGTTTACCATACGGTTAAACCAAAGGAAACAATTTTTAGAATTGCCATGACTTATTATAAATCCCAGTCGGGAATTGAAAAAATAAAGCAAGCCAATAATTTGCCGTCGAATGAGATACAAACGGGCCAGGTATTAAAGATTCCGCTTGAACAATAA
- a CDS encoding YpbF family protein: MESPIRMLDERTDQATRKMLEKVVERKQKFDRFKSWHLIAMWATVFISFLFFFYIYKSVMQPYSYSFASMFSAFVNQSANFYLLVFTVGLYGLMNLLREKREKAEKEYHALRCEIIDKSKDLWKKEDEWKNRHTVFEMMKKNYDINLYHENK; this comes from the coding sequence TTGGAATCGCCGATTAGAATGCTTGACGAACGTACAGACCAGGCTACAAGAAAAATGCTTGAGAAAGTAGTAGAGAGAAAGCAAAAATTTGATCGATTCAAGTCCTGGCATTTAATTGCCATGTGGGCGACTGTTTTTATTTCTTTTTTATTCTTTTTTTATATTTATAAGAGTGTCATGCAGCCTTACTCTTACTCGTTTGCATCCATGTTTTCGGCTTTTGTCAATCAGTCAGCTAATTTCTATTTGCTTGTTTTTACGGTTGGCCTTTATGGACTTATGAATCTTCTGAGGGAAAAAAGGGAGAAAGCAGAAAAAGAATATCATGCCCTAAGGTGTGAAATAATTGATAAGAGCAAAGACCTTTGGAAAAAAGAAGATGAATGGAAAAATCGCCATACCGTTTTCGAAATGATGAAAAAAAATTATGATATAAATCTTTATCATGAGAATAAATGA
- a CDS encoding recombinase family protein, with protein MEKQITNVAVYVRKSREDEDEQALNRQQSVLIDHCEKNSWNWELFKEVGSSQDLDRPELQNMLEKVKLFHYDAIVVADQDRLSRNVVHFGQIKMILMNAGCFVVTPSKVFDYSKDSDDMFSDFMSVIAKSEYQQIKKRLVRGTKQSAREGNYLGKKVPIGYSYNRETKRLEKSEDAEIMRRLFELYMNGMSTKDIAFKFEHEGVMTSVGMKWTPAGVSRLLNNVVYAGHSLYGKTKQYKKDGKRVTEKTSEEEQILVKNTHEGIVSLEEWELVQTIKEKRNSRPPSLRLGKHKFSGLIRCSKCGAIHSFQTSRYKRKRISSCQTRHYNEDMTEYFVCDNKGANISEFEKLFYAHFSEYVDQLEKYVETIKGADLPEQTDNRAEQIDSKRKQIQKLEQQVKKTQQGFLMEIFSESEAQDQIKQLKGQIAMLEGQIGELEQQEDSSEVDALEQTLNKMKAFLEGSDDMDEREANEILREFVDAIVYTKTDNDMNIKIIMKDLQ; from the coding sequence GTGGAAAAACAAATAACAAATGTCGCTGTTTACGTTCGTAAGTCGAGGGAGGACGAGGACGAACAAGCTTTGAACCGTCAACAGTCAGTCCTCATTGACCATTGTGAGAAAAACTCTTGGAACTGGGAGCTGTTCAAGGAGGTCGGTTCCTCTCAAGACCTTGACCGTCCAGAGCTTCAGAATATGCTCGAAAAGGTCAAGCTGTTCCATTATGACGCAATAGTGGTTGCTGACCAAGACCGTCTCTCCAGAAACGTTGTTCACTTTGGTCAAATAAAAATGATACTAATGAACGCTGGTTGTTTCGTTGTCACTCCGTCAAAGGTCTTTGACTATTCAAAGGACTCGGACGATATGTTTTCAGACTTTATGTCTGTTATTGCTAAAAGTGAATACCAACAAATTAAAAAGCGTCTGGTCAGAGGGACAAAACAGTCAGCTCGTGAGGGTAATTATTTAGGGAAAAAGGTTCCTATTGGTTATTCGTACAACAGAGAGACCAAACGACTTGAAAAGAGTGAGGACGCTGAAATAATGAGACGACTCTTTGAATTATACATGAATGGAATGAGTACAAAAGACATTGCTTTCAAGTTTGAACATGAGGGAGTCATGACCTCTGTCGGTATGAAATGGACTCCAGCGGGAGTTTCCAGACTATTGAACAATGTTGTTTACGCTGGTCATTCATTATATGGAAAGACAAAACAATATAAAAAGGACGGAAAACGAGTTACGGAAAAGACCAGTGAGGAGGAACAAATTCTCGTGAAAAATACTCATGAGGGAATTGTCTCCCTTGAGGAGTGGGAACTGGTTCAAACAATTAAAGAAAAGAGGAACTCCAGACCTCCGAGTTTGAGACTGGGAAAACACAAATTTTCTGGACTCATTCGCTGTTCAAAATGTGGAGCAATTCATTCCTTTCAAACGTCCAGATATAAACGGAAAAGAATTTCAAGCTGTCAAACTCGTCACTATAACGAGGACATGACCGAGTATTTTGTTTGTGACAATAAGGGAGCGAACATATCCGAATTTGAAAAATTGTTTTACGCTCACTTTTCAGAATACGTTGACCAGCTTGAGAAGTACGTTGAAACAATCAAGGGAGCTGACCTCCCAGAACAGACAGACAACAGAGCTGAACAAATTGACTCCAAGAGAAAACAAATTCAAAAGCTGGAGCAACAAGTCAAGAAAACTCAACAAGGGTTCCTCATGGAAATTTTCTCCGAGTCTGAAGCTCAAGACCAAATTAAACAGCTCAAAGGTCAAATTGCAATGCTTGAGGGTCAAATTGGGGAACTGGAGCAACAAGAGGACTCCTCCGAGGTTGACGCTCTGGAACAGACCTTGAACAAAATGAAAGCTTTCCTTGAAGGGTCTGACGACATGGACGAGAGAGAAGCAAATGAAATTTTGAGAGAGTTCGTTGACGCAATTGTTTACACCAAGACCGACAATGACATGAATATAAAAATTATTATGAAAGACCTTCAATGA
- a CDS encoding site-specific integrase, whose translation MEFVQPIRDKEKIELMKKSFKNDRDRFLFVLGINVALRVSDLLSLKVKDLRNRTHLVMKESKTGKEKRQIISPTLKKEINKYTKGMDSEDWLFPSRKGDKPISRVQAYRILNEVAQRVGVEEIGSHSLRKTFAFHYYQATNDIVTIQQLLNHSTPAVTLRYIGVNQDIMDEKLKDFSL comes from the coding sequence ATGGAATTTGTTCAACCTATCAGAGACAAGGAAAAAATTGAACTCATGAAAAAGAGCTTTAAAAATGACCGTGACCGCTTTCTCTTTGTACTAGGAATAAATGTTGCTTTAAGGGTCTCGGACTTGTTGTCGCTCAAGGTCAAGGACTTGAGGAACCGAACTCATTTGGTCATGAAAGAGAGCAAAACTGGAAAGGAAAAACGTCAAATAATTTCTCCAACTTTGAAAAAGGAAATCAATAAATATACCAAAGGAATGGACTCGGAGGACTGGTTGTTCCCTTCAAGAAAGGGAGACAAACCTATTTCAAGAGTTCAAGCATATAGAATTTTGAATGAGGTTGCTCAACGTGTTGGAGTCGAGGAAATAGGGAGTCATTCGTTGAGAAAAACATTCGCTTTTCACTATTACCAAGCAACGAATGACATTGTCACAATTCAACAGCTTTTGAACCATTCGACTCCAGCCGTTACATTGAGATATATCGGAGTAAATCAAGACATAATGGACGAGAAACTCAAGGACTTCAGTCTTTAA
- a CDS encoding DEAD/DEAH box helicase family protein — protein sequence MNVTVIDSIMGAGKTSFAIQTMKNAPETQKFIYITPFLDEVERIKESVPERNFKEPDIKHGHGTKLSSLKKLVSQGENIVTTHSLFSMIDNELKELFEWENYILIIDEVMEVISQLKTVKRDDIPVMLKSGLIEIEPETNRVIWTADTSLNTKYNDVKQYALSGNLYAVNGVAFLWSFPAQVFDLFDHTFILTYLFEGQLQKYYYDYHSIKYEKKSVIQENGVFKLVPYFKEDRQQFKELISIYEGKLNNIGDKETALSKSWFTSPHNKPKITRLKHDLYSYFRTVQKAKSEQILWTTFKDSKANIHGKGFSKVAPKGRPDIEGTACFIPFTTRATNKYKHKSVLAFCLNRYMNPLESHFFKQRNIEVDQDLLALSDMLQWIFRSRVREGQPIEIYIPSKRMRKLLRAWLDSEI from the coding sequence ATGAATGTTACTGTTATTGACTCCATTATGGGAGCTGGAAAAACGAGTTTTGCAATTCAAACAATGAAAAACGCTCCAGAGACTCAAAAATTTATTTATATTACTCCGTTTCTGGACGAGGTTGAACGAATAAAAGAGTCTGTTCCAGAGAGAAATTTCAAGGAACCAGACATAAAACATGGTCACGGAACAAAGCTCTCCTCATTGAAAAAATTAGTCTCACAAGGAGAAAACATTGTGACAACTCATTCCCTTTTCTCCATGATTGACAACGAGCTAAAAGAATTATTTGAATGGGAGAATTATATTCTCATAATTGACGAGGTCATGGAGGTTATTTCCCAGCTCAAGACCGTCAAGAGAGACGACATTCCAGTAATGTTGAAATCTGGTCTCATTGAAATTGAACCAGAGACAAACAGAGTCATTTGGACGGCTGACACAAGTTTGAATACAAAATATAATGACGTGAAACAATACGCTCTTTCTGGTAATTTATACGCTGTCAACGGAGTCGCTTTCCTTTGGTCTTTTCCAGCTCAAGTGTTTGACCTATTTGACCATACTTTCATTTTGACTTACCTTTTTGAAGGTCAGCTCCAAAAATACTATTATGACTACCATTCTATTAAATATGAGAAAAAGTCTGTCATTCAAGAGAACGGAGTTTTCAAGCTGGTTCCTTACTTCAAAGAGGATAGACAGCAATTCAAGGAGCTTATTTCTATTTATGAGGGAAAGTTGAACAACATAGGAGACAAGGAGACAGCTCTTTCAAAAAGCTGGTTCACGAGTCCTCATAATAAACCAAAAATAACAAGGTTGAAACATGACCTCTATTCCTATTTCAGAACAGTTCAGAAAGCAAAATCAGAACAAATTCTCTGGACAACATTCAAAGACTCTAAAGCTAATATTCATGGAAAAGGTTTTTCAAAGGTTGCTCCAAAAGGGAGACCAGACATTGAGGGAACAGCTTGTTTTATTCCATTCACAACAAGAGCAACAAATAAATATAAACACAAGTCAGTTCTCGCTTTTTGTCTTAATCGTTATATGAACCCTCTGGAGTCTCATTTCTTCAAACAAAGGAATATTGAGGTTGACCAAGACCTTCTCGCTTTGTCTGATATGCTTCAATGGATATTCCGTTCAAGAGTGAGAGAAGGTCAACCAATTGAAATATATATTCCGTCAAAACGAATGAGGAAATTATTGAGAGCTTGGTTGGACAGTGAAATATAA